In Arthrobacter alpinus, a single window of DNA contains:
- a CDS encoding ABC transporter ATP-binding protein — translation MSTLEFHNVVKEYRLRGGWHGRTLKAVNDVSFSVESGKTVALVGQSGSGKSTIAKLLMQLERPTSGAIMLDGVPVQRRGAGLRQYRRDVQMVFQDPFASLNPFHTVGHHLARPLKLHGKAKTAEETDAAVAELLTRVQLDPEAAAKHPHEMSGGQRQRVAIARALAPEPRILVADEPVSMLDVSIRLGVLNLLADLQRADNLGVLYITHDLATARHFSDEILVMYQGEIVEAGPSDEVILNPQHPYTQLLAEAAPNPEKRLAQ, via the coding sequence ATGAGCACCCTTGAATTTCACAACGTTGTCAAGGAATACCGATTGCGCGGTGGCTGGCACGGGCGCACCCTCAAGGCCGTCAATGACGTGAGCTTCTCCGTGGAATCGGGCAAGACGGTGGCGCTGGTTGGTCAAAGCGGCAGCGGAAAATCCACCATCGCCAAGCTGCTCATGCAGCTGGAGCGGCCCACCTCCGGGGCGATTATGCTCGACGGCGTGCCCGTCCAGCGCCGCGGTGCCGGGCTCCGCCAGTACCGCCGCGACGTCCAGATGGTGTTCCAGGACCCCTTCGCCTCGCTCAACCCCTTCCATACCGTGGGTCACCACCTGGCCCGGCCGCTGAAACTGCATGGCAAGGCGAAGACAGCCGAGGAGACCGACGCCGCAGTGGCGGAACTGCTCACCCGCGTTCAGCTTGATCCCGAAGCCGCAGCCAAACACCCGCACGAAATGTCTGGCGGGCAGCGGCAACGCGTGGCGATCGCCCGGGCCTTGGCCCCGGAGCCGCGCATCCTTGTTGCCGACGAACCGGTGTCCATGCTGGATGTCTCCATCAGGCTGGGCGTGCTGAATCTCTTGGCGGACCTGCAGCGTGCGGACAACCTCGGAGTCCTCTACATCACCCATGACCTGGCCACGGCCCGGCACTTCTCCGATGAAATCCTGGTCATGTATCAGGGCGAGATCGTCGAAGCCGGACCCTCCGATGAGGTCATCCTCAATCCCCAACACCCCTACACCCAGCTGCTCGCCGAGGCAGCCCCCAACCCGGAAAAGAGACTTGCACAGTGA
- a CDS encoding ABC transporter permease, translating to METTLEVQRPAAAASGRPKKNRNRQRRPRSAKLIAGLSIAGAIALFGILGPMLLGDPNAISNETLAAPGNGMLLGTTQTGQDVLAQLAHATRGSLTIGVLVGAMAIAASAFFGIVGAYIGGWTDEAFSLITNVMLVIPGLPLVIVISSYVPDKGLFLIAGVLALTSWAGGARVLRAVTLSLRNRDYVAASRVSGEKTWRILLVEILPNLMPILASQMVFAVIFAILGEAGLAFIGLGASGTWTWGSMLFYAQNGLALRLGAWWWFVPPGLLIAVFGAALSLINFSIDEIINPKLRDQTLAARKRWNKPRAGKTASAGTGKATP from the coding sequence ATGGAAACAACTCTTGAAGTACAACGTCCTGCGGCCGCCGCGTCGGGGCGGCCGAAGAAAAACCGAAACCGCCAGCGACGCCCCCGCTCAGCCAAACTCATTGCCGGACTCAGCATTGCAGGTGCCATTGCGCTATTTGGCATCCTTGGACCCATGCTCTTGGGCGACCCCAACGCCATCAGCAATGAGACGCTGGCAGCCCCCGGCAACGGCATGCTGCTGGGCACAACCCAAACCGGCCAGGACGTCTTGGCACAATTGGCGCACGCCACCCGCGGGTCCCTGACCATCGGTGTGCTGGTAGGGGCCATGGCCATTGCGGCCTCCGCCTTCTTTGGGATCGTTGGCGCTTACATTGGCGGGTGGACCGACGAGGCATTCTCACTCATCACCAACGTCATGCTCGTGATTCCGGGTCTTCCCCTGGTTATCGTCATCTCCAGCTACGTCCCGGATAAGGGCTTGTTCTTGATCGCTGGCGTTTTGGCCCTGACAAGTTGGGCTGGCGGTGCCCGCGTGTTGCGCGCCGTCACGCTGAGCTTGCGCAATAGGGATTACGTCGCAGCGTCCCGCGTCTCGGGGGAGAAGACGTGGCGAATTCTGCTGGTTGAAATCCTGCCCAACCTAATGCCTATCCTTGCGTCCCAAATGGTCTTCGCCGTCATTTTTGCCATCCTCGGTGAGGCCGGACTGGCCTTTATTGGCTTGGGCGCCTCCGGCACCTGGACGTGGGGCTCGATGTTGTTTTACGCCCAGAATGGCCTTGCCCTGAGGCTCGGTGCGTGGTGGTGGTTTGTTCCACCGGGCCTGCTCATCGCAGTCTTTGGTGCAGCCCTGTCCCTCATCAACTTCTCCATTGACGAGATCATCAACCCGAAACTGCGCGATCAGACGCTGGCGGCACGTAAACGCTGGAACAAGCCGCGAGCTGGCAAAACAGCCTCAGCTGGTACTGGAAAGGCAACGCCATGA
- a CDS encoding glycoside hydrolase family 2 protein produces MTITTDLLPAPTLTDLSSAGGCSWELRPTTDVPAEAALGIAGIPAVVPGEVHTDLLRAGLIPDPFDGNNESALAWIGLTDWQYRTVFTFSDAEHARHDLVADGLDTAATIRLNGKVVASTANQHRSYRFDVRDFLVQGENELVIDFRAPVTFAREQREIIGDRPHTNHHPFNAVRKMACSFGWDWGIDIAGAGIWKAIRLESWTGARIASVRPLATLDAAGTGVLETHVELEWDGGPAAAGTAELSVSVAGVAGNVTVGSDDAVASLVLQLPEVAPWWPRGHGEQALHEVRVELSGVGNDRWSSRVGFRTIEVVTEADHDGTSFKFRVNGVDVYIRGANWIPDDALITRITRESLASSIGDAVESGMNLLRVWGGGMYESEDFYDICDEQGLLVWQDFLFACAAYSEEEPLRSEVIAEAREAVTRLSKHASLALWNGCNENIWGWVEWDWRVPLAGRTWGKATTARSCPRLWASWTPGPGTHPAAPSPTAIICTPTILATAPPTSGMSGTRRITPTTPAISPVSPPNLVSRVRRPGQLSPALSTTSRWLPMASRCWSTKKRIKAI; encoded by the coding sequence GTGACCATCACCACCGACCTTCTGCCCGCACCCACCCTGACTGACCTGAGCAGCGCAGGCGGCTGCAGCTGGGAGCTCCGTCCCACCACCGACGTGCCCGCGGAGGCGGCGTTGGGCATAGCGGGGATTCCCGCCGTCGTACCCGGCGAGGTGCACACGGACTTGCTCCGGGCCGGGCTGATTCCTGATCCCTTTGACGGCAACAACGAAAGCGCGCTGGCGTGGATCGGGCTGACGGATTGGCAATATCGCACGGTCTTTACCTTCAGTGACGCGGAGCACGCGCGGCACGATCTGGTGGCCGATGGACTGGATACGGCCGCCACGATCCGCCTGAACGGCAAGGTGGTGGCCAGCACAGCCAATCAGCACAGGTCATACCGCTTCGATGTCCGGGACTTCCTGGTGCAGGGCGAAAATGAGCTGGTCATCGATTTCCGTGCTCCCGTGACATTTGCCCGCGAACAGCGGGAGATTATTGGTGACCGCCCGCACACCAACCACCACCCGTTCAACGCCGTGCGCAAGATGGCCTGCAGCTTTGGCTGGGACTGGGGAATCGACATTGCCGGCGCCGGAATTTGGAAGGCGATCCGGCTTGAATCCTGGACCGGCGCACGCATTGCCTCGGTGCGGCCGCTGGCCACGCTGGATGCGGCTGGCACGGGTGTTTTGGAAACCCATGTTGAGCTTGAATGGGACGGCGGTCCAGCGGCTGCGGGCACGGCCGAGCTGAGCGTTTCCGTTGCCGGTGTGGCAGGGAATGTCACGGTTGGCTCGGACGACGCCGTTGCCTCCCTGGTCCTGCAGCTTCCCGAGGTGGCGCCCTGGTGGCCGCGCGGGCACGGCGAGCAGGCGCTGCATGAGGTACGTGTTGAGCTCAGCGGAGTGGGAAACGACAGATGGTCATCCCGCGTCGGCTTCCGCACTATTGAGGTCGTGACCGAAGCTGACCATGATGGGACCAGTTTTAAGTTCCGGGTCAACGGTGTTGATGTGTACATCCGTGGCGCCAACTGGATCCCGGACGACGCCTTAATCACCCGAATCACCCGCGAAAGCCTCGCATCCTCCATTGGCGATGCCGTCGAATCCGGCATGAATCTGCTGCGCGTGTGGGGCGGTGGCATGTACGAATCCGAGGACTTCTATGACATCTGCGACGAGCAGGGTCTCCTTGTCTGGCAGGACTTCCTCTTCGCCTGCGCCGCTTATTCGGAGGAGGAACCGCTGCGCTCCGAGGTAATCGCCGAGGCCCGTGAAGCCGTGACCCGCCTGAGCAAGCACGCCTCCCTCGCCTTGTGGAATGGCTGCAACGAAAACATTTGGGGTTGGGTGGAGTGGGATTGGCGTGTTCCCTTGGCCGGGCGCACCTGGGGGAAGGCTACTACCGCCAGATCCTGCCCGAGATTGTGGGCGAGTTGGACGCCCGGACCCGGTACTCATCCGGCAGCCCCTTCTCCTACGGCGATCATATGCACCCCAACGATCCTCGCCACGGCACCACCCACATCTGGGATGTCTGGAACCAGAAGGATTACACCCACTACGCCAGCTATCAGCCCCGTTTCGCCTCCGAATTTGGTTTCCAGGGTCCGCCGGCCTGGTCAACTCTCACCAGCGTTGTCCACGACGAGCCGCTGGCTCCCTATGGCGAGCAGATGCTGGTCCACCAAAAAGCGGATCAAGGCAATCTGA
- a CDS encoding ABC transporter ATP-binding protein: MSSITVDTAASASPAPKSTGPGPVLSIENLSIDYEGETTVHAVKNVTLALGRGEILGLAGESGCGKTTLAYGINKLLKPPARIVSGQATFHDKSGTDIAISELKGEPLRAFRWDKISMVFQGAMNSLNPVLNVQAQLEDIFTTHRPAMGKVERRQVCGDLLERVGVNRNRVRSFPHELSGGMRQRVMIAMAMALDPQIMIMDEPTTALDVVVQREILREITRLRAELGFAVIFITHDLPLLLEISDRIAVMRGGEIVELGDARQVYSNPTHAYTRKLLDSFPSLTGERGDFIRHGRTLKGTA, encoded by the coding sequence ATGAGCTCAATAACCGTGGACACCGCAGCGAGTGCCTCGCCGGCCCCCAAATCAACGGGGCCCGGCCCGGTCCTGTCCATTGAAAACCTCAGCATCGATTACGAGGGCGAAACTACTGTCCACGCCGTCAAGAATGTCACCCTGGCCCTGGGCCGGGGCGAGATTCTTGGCCTGGCCGGCGAGAGTGGCTGCGGCAAAACCACCTTGGCCTACGGAATCAACAAACTGCTCAAGCCTCCGGCAAGGATTGTCAGCGGCCAAGCCACGTTCCACGACAAGAGCGGGACGGACATCGCCATCAGTGAGCTGAAGGGTGAACCCCTGCGCGCTTTCCGCTGGGACAAGATCTCCATGGTTTTCCAAGGCGCCATGAACTCCTTGAACCCCGTGCTGAACGTTCAGGCGCAGTTGGAAGACATCTTCACCACGCACCGTCCGGCCATGGGCAAGGTGGAACGTCGTCAAGTCTGTGGCGACCTGCTGGAACGTGTTGGAGTCAACCGAAACCGGGTCCGGTCCTTTCCGCACGAGCTCTCCGGCGGCATGCGCCAGCGCGTCATGATCGCCATGGCCATGGCACTTGATCCCCAGATCATGATCATGGACGAACCCACCACGGCACTGGATGTTGTGGTGCAGCGCGAGATCCTGCGCGAAATTACCAGGCTCCGCGCCGAGCTGGGCTTCGCGGTCATCTTCATCACCCACGATCTTCCGCTGTTGCTGGAAATCAGCGACAGGATCGCCGTCATGCGCGGAGGGGAAATTGTGGAGCTGGGCGATGCCCGGCAGGTCTACAGCAACCCAACCCACGCATACACCCGCAAGTTGCTGGACTCGTTCCCCAGCCTGACCGGCGAACGCGGAGATTTCATCCGCCACGGGCGCACCTTGAAAGGAACCGCATGA